The proteins below come from a single Necator americanus strain Aroian chromosome V, whole genome shotgun sequence genomic window:
- a CDS encoding hypothetical protein (NECATOR_CHRV.G20364.T2) — MGLGCLIYAQRNEHIRMHLLRFSGSGNEHDGRLDSRAGQEKRGACKIIEDVVKKIKITRLRAHFFNITVLSALAHASQTWAFRNQEENAVMLNWESNASSIPPHTSERRISRISPMSAIED; from the coding sequence atgggtcttgGATGCCTCAtttacgctcaacggaacgaacatatccgaatgcatctGTTACGTTTTTCTGGGTCGGGTAATGAACATGATGGACGACTTGACTctcgagctgggcaggagaaAAGGGGAGCGTGTAAGatcatcgaggatgtagtgaagaagatcaagatcacccggctccgtgctcacttCTTCAACATCACCGTACTTTCTGCTCTGGCACATGCTTCacaaacctgggcatttcgcaaccaggaagaaaacgcggtgatgCTCAACTGGGAGAGTAATGCTAGCAGTATCCCGCCTCACACAAGTGAGAGACGTATTTCGAGAATCTCTCCTATGTCAGctatcgaagattag